From a region of the Sulfuriferula plumbiphila genome:
- a CDS encoding cbb3-type cytochrome oxidase subunit 3 gives MAGTIGAIVTVVCFVIFVAIGLWAWSGRRKKDFDAAANLPFEEEDTPSRIPPKHD, from the coding sequence ATGGCAGGGACTATCGGAGCCATCGTCACAGTGGTCTGCTTCGTGATCTTTGTGGCCATTGGGCTGTGGGCATGGAGCGGGCGGCGCAAAAAGGATTTCGACGCCGCTGCGAATCTGCCTTTCGAGGAAGAAGACACCCCTTCGCGCATCCCGCCCAAACACGACTAA
- the ccoN gene encoding cytochrome-c oxidase, cbb3-type subunit I, producing METTTYNYKVVRQFAIMTIVWGMVGMLVGVVIASQLIWPELNFGVPWLSYGRLRPLHTNAVIFAFGGSALFATSYYIVQRTCQVRLFAEKLAAFTFWGWQAVIVAAAITLPLGYTTSHEYAELEWPIDILITLVWVAYAVVFFGTIVKRRTRYIYVSNWFFGAYILTIAILHIVNSAEIPVSLTKSYYVYAGVQDAMVQWWYGHNAVGFFLTTAFLGMMYYFIPKQAGRPIFSYRLSVVHFWSLNFIYMWAGPHHLQYTVLPDWAQSLGMVFSLMLLAPSWGGMMNGIMTLSGAWHKLRTDPILKFLVTALSFYGMSTFEGPMMSIKTVNALSHYTEWTIGHVHSGALGWVAMITIGSMYYLIPRLFGREEMYSVRLITLHFWVATLGVVLYIAAMWIAGVAQGLMWRASNPDGTLTYSFAQVLNAMYPFYTIRLLGGLMFFGGMLIMAYNAWRTVSAGKAVEAQIPQAVHA from the coding sequence ATGGAAACAACAACTTACAATTACAAGGTCGTCCGTCAGTTCGCCATCATGACCATCGTCTGGGGCATGGTCGGCATGCTGGTGGGCGTCGTAATCGCCTCGCAGCTGATCTGGCCGGAACTGAATTTTGGCGTACCGTGGCTGAGTTACGGACGGTTAAGGCCGCTGCATACCAACGCGGTGATTTTTGCCTTTGGCGGCAGTGCGCTGTTTGCTACGTCCTACTACATCGTGCAGCGCACCTGCCAGGTGCGGCTATTTGCCGAGAAGCTCGCCGCCTTTACTTTCTGGGGCTGGCAGGCGGTGATCGTGGCGGCGGCCATCACGCTGCCGCTGGGCTATACCACCTCGCATGAATACGCGGAGCTGGAGTGGCCGATCGACATTCTCATCACCCTGGTGTGGGTGGCCTACGCGGTGGTGTTCTTCGGCACCATTGTCAAGCGCCGCACCAGGTACATTTATGTATCCAACTGGTTTTTCGGCGCCTACATTCTGACCATTGCCATTCTGCACATCGTCAACAGCGCCGAGATTCCGGTGTCCCTGACCAAATCCTACTATGTCTATGCCGGCGTGCAGGACGCCATGGTGCAGTGGTGGTACGGTCACAACGCAGTAGGCTTTTTCCTCACCACTGCCTTCCTCGGCATGATGTACTACTTCATTCCCAAGCAGGCCGGGCGCCCGATTTTCTCCTACCGCCTGTCGGTCGTGCACTTCTGGTCACTCAACTTCATTTACATGTGGGCCGGTCCGCACCATCTGCAATACACCGTGCTGCCCGACTGGGCGCAATCGCTCGGCATGGTGTTCTCGCTGATGCTGCTGGCGCCGAGCTGGGGCGGCATGATGAACGGCATCATGACCCTGTCCGGTGCCTGGCATAAATTGCGCACCGACCCAATCCTGAAGTTCCTGGTGACGGCGCTGTCGTTCTACGGCATGTCCACCTTCGAAGGTCCGATGATGTCGATCAAGACCGTCAACGCCCTGTCCCACTACACCGAGTGGACCATCGGCCACGTGCATTCCGGCGCACTGGGCTGGGTGGCGATGATTACCATCGGCTCCATGTACTACCTGATTCCGCGCCTGTTCGGGCGCGAAGAAATGTACAGCGTCAGGCTTATCACCCTGCACTTCTGGGTAGCCACCCTGGGCGTGGTGCTGTACATCGCCGCGATGTGGATTGCCGGGGTGGCGCAAGGCCTGATGTGGCGCGCTTCCAATCCGGACGGCACGCTGACTTACAGCTTCGCCCAGGTGCTGAACGCAATGTATCCGTTCTACACCATCCGCCTGCTGGGCGGCCTGATGTTCTTTGGCGGCATGCTGATCATGGCCTACAACGCCTGGAGAACGGTATCCGCCGGCAAAGCGGTGGAAGCGCAGATACCCCAGGCCGTGCACGCTTAA
- the ccoG gene encoding cytochrome c oxidase accessory protein CcoG, protein MEQALYAVKQKIYPRAVSGWFASWRVALVLFTQLLYYGLPWLSWDGRQAILLDLAQRKFYILGLVFWPQDFIYLTGLLVIAAFSLFLFTAIAGRLWCGFACPQTVYTELFLWIERNIEGDRLKQMKLDRQAWNIEKIARKTAKHTAWLALALWTGFTFVGYFTPIKELAISFAHWTLGPWETFWIFFYGCATYGNAGFMREQVCKYMCPYARFQSVMFDSDTLTVTYDSSRGEPRGPRSKSTDRHAAGLGDCVDCSICVQVCPTDIDIRNGLQYECIGCAACIDGCAQVMAKMGYPRGLIRYTTENVIKGKYPDSSILSHVLRPRTLIYSVLLLAIVATLGMALISRVPLRADAIRDRIAARETAEGYIENVYRLQIINMENRPHRYVISVAGLPGIKLADSSPLVQVAPLGTHDAVVHVQIDPGELSTRSSPVQFKIRSLDNPDLTTTVRSTFLNR, encoded by the coding sequence ATGGAGCAGGCGCTCTACGCCGTCAAACAAAAGATCTATCCGCGTGCGGTTTCCGGCTGGTTCGCCAGCTGGCGTGTGGCTTTGGTGCTGTTCACGCAGCTGCTTTACTATGGCCTGCCCTGGCTGTCCTGGGACGGGCGTCAGGCGATCCTGCTCGACCTGGCACAACGCAAGTTCTACATTCTGGGACTGGTGTTCTGGCCTCAGGATTTCATCTACCTCACCGGCCTGCTGGTCATTGCCGCATTCTCGCTGTTCCTGTTCACCGCCATTGCCGGACGACTGTGGTGCGGTTTTGCCTGCCCGCAAACAGTCTACACCGAGCTGTTTCTGTGGATAGAACGCAACATCGAAGGCGATCGCCTCAAGCAGATGAAGCTGGACAGGCAAGCCTGGAATATTGAAAAAATTGCCAGGAAAACTGCCAAACACACCGCCTGGCTGGCGCTGGCGTTGTGGACAGGTTTCACCTTTGTGGGTTATTTCACGCCCATCAAGGAACTGGCGATATCCTTTGCGCACTGGACGCTGGGGCCATGGGAGACGTTCTGGATTTTTTTCTATGGCTGCGCCACCTACGGCAACGCCGGCTTCATGCGCGAGCAGGTATGCAAGTACATGTGCCCCTACGCGCGCTTCCAGAGCGTGATGTTCGACTCGGACACCCTGACCGTCACTTACGACTCCTCGCGCGGCGAACCACGCGGCCCGCGTTCCAAATCCACTGACCGCCATGCCGCCGGGCTGGGCGACTGCGTGGACTGCAGCATCTGTGTGCAGGTATGCCCCACTGACATCGACATCCGCAATGGCCTGCAATACGAATGCATCGGCTGCGCCGCCTGCATCGACGGCTGCGCTCAGGTGATGGCCAAAATGGGCTATCCGCGCGGCCTGATCCGCTACACCACGGAAAACGTGATCAAGGGAAAATACCCGGACAGCAGCATTCTTTCCCATGTGTTGCGCCCGCGCACCCTGATCTATAGCGTGCTGCTGCTGGCCATTGTTGCCACTCTGGGTATGGCGCTGATCAGCCGGGTGCCGCTGCGCGCGGATGCGATCCGCGACCGCATTGCCGCCCGCGAAACCGCCGAGGGCTATATTGAAAACGTCTACCGCCTGCAGATTATCAACATGGAAAACAGACCCCACCGCTACGTCATTTCAGTAGCGGGGCTGCCAGGCATCAAGCTGGCGGACAGCAGCCCCCTGGTGCAAGTCGCTCCGTTGGGAACCCATGACGCCGTGGTGCATGTCCAGATCGATCCAGGTGAACTCAGCACACGCTCGAGCCCGGTGCAATTCAAAATCCGGTCGCTGGACAACCCCGACCTGACGACAACCGTCCGGTCCACCTTTCTTAATCGCTAG
- the ccoP gene encoding cytochrome-c oxidase, cbb3-type subunit III — MSDFVSSFWSLYIAGITVISIVWVTWFLKTQTTRRLAANEKAELIEKAWDGDLQELNNPLPRWWLWLFYLTIVFGVVYLALYPGLGSYKGVLDWSATGQWQQEQSKANAQYGPVFDKYLKQDLKVVAADPQAREMGQRLFLTYCSQCHGSDAAGARGFPNLTDHDWLYGGDPETIQASIANGRAGVMPALGAALGEQGTKQVASYVLSLSGSKHDATLAAAGRDKFATYCAACHQADGKGTQAMGAPNLTDKVWLYGGSEATIIETITKGRNGHMPAQLDKLGNAKVHLLAAYVYGLSQGK; from the coding sequence ATGAGCGACTTTGTCAGCAGTTTCTGGAGCCTCTACATCGCCGGCATCACCGTCATCAGCATCGTCTGGGTGACGTGGTTTCTCAAGACCCAGACCACGCGCAGACTCGCCGCCAACGAAAAGGCCGAGCTGATTGAAAAAGCCTGGGACGGCGACTTGCAGGAACTCAACAATCCGCTGCCGCGCTGGTGGCTGTGGCTGTTTTACCTGACCATCGTGTTCGGCGTGGTGTATCTGGCGCTGTATCCGGGTCTGGGCAGCTACAAGGGTGTGCTGGACTGGAGTGCCACGGGCCAATGGCAGCAGGAACAGTCCAAGGCCAACGCGCAGTACGGCCCGGTTTTTGACAAATACCTGAAGCAGGACCTGAAGGTGGTCGCGGCTGACCCGCAAGCGCGCGAAATGGGTCAACGCCTGTTCCTGACCTACTGTTCGCAATGCCACGGTTCGGATGCGGCCGGCGCCAGGGGGTTTCCCAACCTGACCGATCATGACTGGCTCTATGGCGGCGACCCGGAAACCATCCAGGCCAGCATCGCCAATGGCCGTGCCGGCGTGATGCCTGCGCTGGGCGCGGCTTTGGGCGAGCAGGGCACGAAGCAAGTCGCCAGCTACGTGCTGTCCCTGTCCGGGAGCAAACATGACGCGACGCTGGCCGCGGCCGGGCGCGACAAGTTTGCTACCTACTGCGCCGCCTGCCACCAGGCGGACGGCAAAGGCACGCAAGCCATGGGCGCGCCCAACCTGACCGACAAGGTGTGGCTCTATGGCGGCTCCGAAGCCACCATCATCGAGACCATCACCAAGGGCCGTAATGGCCACATGCCGGCACAGCTCGATAAGTTGGGTAACGCCAAGGTGCATCTGCTGGCGGCGTATGTGTATGGATTATCGCAGGGCAAGTAG
- the ccoS gene encoding cbb3-type cytochrome oxidase assembly protein CcoS, whose protein sequence is MDILFLLIPLSVILVVLIAAVFLWAVKAGQFEDMEGPAHRILMDDDKSPGKKYSDE, encoded by the coding sequence ATGGACATTCTGTTCCTGCTTATTCCGTTGAGCGTGATACTGGTGGTATTGATCGCGGCGGTATTTTTATGGGCGGTGAAAGCGGGCCAGTTCGAGGATATGGAAGGGCCCGCCCACCGGATTCTGATGGATGACGATAAATCTCCCGGTAAGAAATATTCAGACGAATAA
- the ccoO gene encoding cytochrome-c oxidase, cbb3-type subunit II, which translates to MESFHQKIEKNTGLLIVLTILVVSVGGLVQIVPLFFQKSTTRPVAGMMPYTPLQLSGRDIYIREGCVGCHSQMIRPFRAETERYGHYSVAGESVYDHPFLYGSKRTGPDLARVGGRYSDDWHRTHLNHPQDVVPESNMPSYPWLAKNPADASDIETKMKVLRIEGVPYTDAEIVSAKNELQGKTELDALIAYLQILGTSLKETR; encoded by the coding sequence ATGGAATCATTTCACCAGAAAATCGAGAAAAATACCGGGCTGCTCATCGTGCTGACCATCCTGGTGGTAAGCGTGGGTGGTCTGGTACAGATTGTGCCGCTGTTTTTCCAGAAATCCACCACCCGGCCGGTGGCGGGCATGATGCCCTACACCCCGCTGCAGTTGAGCGGGCGCGACATCTACATCCGCGAGGGCTGCGTCGGCTGCCACTCGCAGATGATCCGGCCGTTCCGCGCGGAAACCGAGCGCTACGGGCACTACTCGGTAGCCGGTGAATCGGTATACGACCATCCCTTCCTGTACGGCTCCAAGCGCACCGGGCCGGATCTGGCGCGGGTGGGCGGCCGCTATTCGGATGACTGGCACCGTACCCACCTGAACCATCCACAGGACGTGGTACCTGAATCCAACATGCCGTCTTACCCGTGGCTGGCAAAAAATCCGGCGGATGCCAGCGACATCGAGACCAAGATGAAAGTACTGCGCATCGAGGGGGTGCCCTATACCGACGCGGAGATTGTCAGCGCCAAAAATGAATTGCAGGGCAAGACCGAGCTGGACGCACTGATTGCCTACCTGCAAATACTCGGCACTTCACTCAAGGAAACGAGATAA
- a CDS encoding FixH family protein, whose translation MQATDHQPWYREPWPWLLMILPLTAVVAGLITAWYAVVSSDGLVADDYYRDGMAINQTLHRDAAAAAMDLDATLRTSADARTLHVTLTGRLAPLPSTLRLSILHPTQPGHDHVITLHAAGNGMYSGAMPGLGNGRWQLILEPPRREWRLTGVWWQPHTRTLILGAKHPAKIRTNNLN comes from the coding sequence ATGCAGGCCACCGACCATCAACCCTGGTACCGCGAACCCTGGCCGTGGCTGCTGATGATACTGCCGCTCACAGCGGTGGTGGCGGGTTTGATCACCGCCTGGTACGCGGTGGTGAGTAGCGACGGCCTGGTGGCGGATGACTATTACAGGGACGGCATGGCCATTAATCAGACCCTGCACCGTGATGCAGCAGCGGCCGCGATGGACCTGGACGCCACTTTGCGCACCAGCGCGGACGCGCGCACCTTGCATGTGACACTGACCGGCAGGCTCGCCCCCCTGCCCAGCACGTTGCGACTCTCCATCCTGCACCCCACCCAACCCGGACACGACCACGTCATCACCTTGCATGCGGCGGGTAACGGCATGTATAGCGGCGCCATGCCGGGCCTGGGCAATGGACGCTGGCAGCTGATCCTGGAACCGCCCCGGCGTGAATGGCGCCTGACGGGCGTGTGGTGGCAACCCCACACCCGGACCCTTATTCTGGGCGCGAAACACCCGGCCAAAATCCGAACGAACAACCTCAACTAG
- a CDS encoding NifU family protein, which produces MTDVAKPIPIKRFSAEELAARDREMALDDTRWYSEDELDELDARDPLLAARIAQRQARLEKLRPCQASGAAPPLTEAALIQVLEEARAILLRDGGDLELVEISGTVVRVRLKGACVGCPNSMLDLKNVVEKIVRRTFPQVTGVQNTY; this is translated from the coding sequence ATGACTGACGTTGCTAAACCCATCCCCATCAAACGCTTCAGCGCCGAGGAACTCGCCGCGCGCGACCGCGAAATGGCACTCGATGATACGCGCTGGTACAGCGAAGATGAGCTCGACGAACTCGACGCGCGTGACCCGCTGCTGGCGGCGCGCATCGCCCAGCGCCAGGCGCGTCTGGAAAAGTTGCGCCCCTGCCAGGCCAGCGGCGCAGCCCCGCCGCTCACCGAAGCCGCGCTGATACAGGTCCTGGAAGAAGCCCGCGCCATCCTGCTGCGCGACGGCGGTGATCTGGAGCTGGTGGAAATCAGCGGCACCGTTGTCCGGGTGCGGCTCAAGGGTGCCTGTGTGGGGTGTCCAAATTCCATGCTGGATCTGAAAAACGTGGTGGAGAAAATCGTGCGGCGCACCTTTCCACAAGTCACCGGGGTGCAGAATACCTATTGA
- a CDS encoding DUF3149 domain-containing protein — protein sequence MATLLNLLLTTRTGLMSLFTVVFAIGMLGWFTWWFINKSRGK from the coding sequence ATGGCTACATTGCTGAACCTGCTGCTCACCACGCGTACCGGACTAATGAGCCTGTTCACCGTGGTTTTTGCGATTGGCATGCTAGGCTGGTTCACCTGGTGGTTCATAAACAAATCCAGGGGAAAATAA